A genome region from Nocardioides cynanchi includes the following:
- a CDS encoding (2Fe-2S)-binding protein yields the protein MQVTMTVNGETVTREIEGRMLLVHFLRDELGLTGTHWGCDTSNCGTCVTWLDGEPVKSCTVLAAMAGGHEVRTVEGLEQEGVLDPVQEGFMQCHGLQCGFCTPGMLMTARALLDRDPDPSEDTIREAISGQICRCTGYTTIVRSVQWAANKESADRAETVGSES from the coding sequence ATGCAGGTGACCATGACCGTCAACGGCGAGACCGTGACGCGTGAGATCGAGGGGCGGATGCTGCTGGTCCACTTCCTCCGCGACGAGCTCGGGCTGACCGGCACCCACTGGGGCTGCGACACCAGCAACTGCGGCACCTGCGTCACCTGGCTCGACGGTGAGCCGGTGAAGAGCTGCACGGTGCTGGCCGCGATGGCCGGCGGCCATGAGGTCCGCACCGTGGAGGGGCTGGAGCAGGAGGGTGTGCTCGACCCCGTGCAGGAGGGCTTCATGCAGTGCCACGGCCTCCAGTGCGGGTTCTGCACCCCGGGCATGCTGATGACCGCGCGGGCGCTGCTCGACCGCGACCCGGACCCGTCGGAGGACACCATCCGCGAGGCCATCTCGGGCCAGATCTGCCGGTGCACCGGCTACACGACGATCGTGCGGTCGGTGCAGTGGGCGGCCAACAAGGAGTCCGCCGACCGGGCCGAGACCGTGGGGAGCGAGTCATGA
- a CDS encoding acyltransferase family protein: MRWRLGHRPGLDGLRGVAIALVLLDHGRVPWSGTAGRVGVTVFFVLSGFLITTLLVEERGRTGRISVRGFYARRLRRLAPAFLVSTGVICLLALVVRNPGFLTTKDAVLAVSYVGNWYPALMSHPRPGALGVLTGTWSLAVEEQFYLLWPVLVIVALSRGRRFLAAVSVIGAVLSLATHVALTVHGASELRVYSGTDVNAFALLVGAVIAVALTTTGRRPDAPFPVVPAVAAAACLVLAVPMVNWLAQQVVTVAATGALVWVVAGAETGVPVLSAPWLRWLGRRSYGIYLWNCPIAVTVYFTSMAWPLALVVVTVPALVLAELSWRYVEEPFLRRPERDTDDVLVGDPVSAVQTPRPLPAG; encoded by the coding sequence ATGCGTTGGCGACTCGGGCACCGGCCGGGCCTGGACGGCCTGCGCGGGGTGGCGATCGCCCTGGTGCTCCTGGACCACGGCCGGGTGCCGTGGAGCGGCACCGCGGGGCGGGTCGGCGTCACCGTCTTCTTCGTGCTCTCCGGCTTCCTGATCACGACCCTGCTCGTCGAGGAGCGGGGCCGCACGGGGCGGATCTCGGTACGCGGCTTCTACGCCCGCCGCCTGCGGCGGCTCGCGCCGGCGTTCCTGGTGTCGACCGGTGTCATCTGCCTGCTCGCGCTGGTCGTCCGCAACCCCGGCTTCCTGACCACGAAGGACGCCGTCCTGGCCGTCTCGTACGTCGGGAACTGGTACCCGGCGTTGATGAGCCACCCACGACCCGGCGCCCTGGGTGTGCTGACCGGGACCTGGTCGCTGGCGGTCGAGGAGCAGTTCTATCTCCTCTGGCCGGTGCTGGTCATCGTGGCCCTGTCTCGCGGGCGCCGGTTCCTCGCGGCCGTCAGCGTCATCGGGGCCGTTCTCTCGCTGGCGACCCATGTCGCCCTCACCGTGCACGGCGCCAGTGAGCTCCGGGTCTACTCGGGGACCGACGTCAACGCCTTCGCCCTCCTGGTCGGGGCGGTGATCGCCGTCGCCCTGACCACCACCGGCCGGCGGCCGGATGCGCCGTTCCCGGTGGTCCCCGCGGTGGCCGCTGCTGCGTGCCTCGTGCTGGCGGTGCCGATGGTGAACTGGCTGGCCCAGCAGGTCGTCACGGTCGCGGCCACGGGAGCGCTGGTCTGGGTCGTGGCCGGGGCCGAGACCGGCGTACCGGTGCTGTCGGCGCCGTGGTTGCGGTGGCTGGGGCGACGGTCCTACGGGATCTACCTGTGGAACTGCCCGATCGCGGTGACGGTCTACTTCACCTCGATGGCGTGGCCGCTCGCGCTGGTGGTCGTGACCGTGCCGGCGCTGGTGCTGGCCGAGCTCTCCTGGCGCTACGTGGAGGAGCCGTTCCTGCGACGGCCCGAGCGCGACACCGACGACGTGCTCGTCGGCGACCCCGTCAGCGCGGTTCAGACCCCGCGGCCGCTGCCCGCCGGCTGA
- a CDS encoding LysR family transcriptional regulator, producing MTPTQLRAFACVVRLGSVKAAAQELHVSEAAVSMHVAQLRKEFDDVLFKRTSSGLAFTPGGLRLASRAVEILGLQDRTLLEVSQAGHGKRVLRVAASNLFAEHAAPGLIDLFASRADDLQVELSVRAAARLPSLLASRAVDVAIGPASSSPVPSLALKPFLNYEVVAVVRRDHPLAGAPVTAERVRRLAWCLGPSAAEAEGVVPAMLHRIGVPEKQQQIFQSDAAALEETRGSDGVALAVKFSVAGDLAAERLVVLSGPGLRAQDSWVAMALPEHAQTPAASELLRFITTPRATQAMVRGAGVNLGRFRPAVYVTLWS from the coding sequence GTGACCCCGACGCAGCTGCGCGCCTTCGCCTGCGTGGTCCGCCTCGGTTCGGTCAAGGCCGCCGCGCAGGAGCTGCACGTCAGCGAGGCCGCGGTGTCGATGCACGTCGCGCAGCTGCGCAAGGAGTTCGACGACGTCCTCTTCAAGCGGACGTCGTCCGGTCTCGCCTTCACCCCGGGCGGACTGCGCCTGGCCAGCCGGGCCGTCGAGATCCTGGGGCTCCAGGACCGCACCCTGCTCGAGGTCAGCCAGGCCGGGCACGGCAAGCGGGTGCTGCGGGTCGCGGCCTCCAACCTGTTCGCCGAGCACGCGGCACCGGGGTTGATCGACCTGTTCGCGTCGCGGGCCGACGACCTCCAGGTCGAGCTGAGCGTCCGGGCGGCGGCGCGGCTGCCGAGCCTGCTCGCGAGCCGTGCGGTGGACGTGGCGATCGGCCCGGCGTCGAGCTCACCGGTGCCCTCGCTGGCCCTGAAGCCGTTCCTCAACTACGAGGTCGTGGCCGTCGTCCGCCGTGACCACCCGCTGGCCGGAGCCCCCGTGACCGCCGAGCGGGTACGCCGGCTGGCCTGGTGTCTGGGACCGTCGGCGGCCGAGGCCGAGGGCGTCGTGCCCGCGATGCTGCACCGGATCGGCGTACCCGAGAAGCAGCAGCAGATCTTCCAGAGCGATGCCGCGGCCCTCGAGGAGACGCGGGGCAGCGACGGCGTCGCCCTGGCCGTGAAGTTCTCGGTCGCCGGCGACCTGGCCGCCGAACGGCTCGTGGTGCTGTCAGGCCCGGGGCTGCGGGCCCAGGACAGCTGGGTGGCGATGGCGCTGCCGGAGCACGCGCAGACACCCGCAGCCTCCGAGCTGCTGCGCTTCATCACCACGCCCCGGGCGACGCAGGCGATGGTGCGCGGCGCCGGGGTCAACCTCGGGCGCTTCCGCCCCGCGGTCTACGTCACCCTCTGGAGCTGA
- a CDS encoding AAA family ATPase, with protein MSADGAARLTAGDLRRRFDEEGYLADEGMATALFLTLELGLPLLLEGEPGVGKTAAAQTLARVLGAPLVRLQCYEGLTASEALYDWNHQRQLLAIRLAESQHERLTEAELFSEEFLVERPILRCVRHTGPQPPVLLIDEVDRADDEFEALLLEALGEGSVTVPELGTFTAVKPPIVVLTSNRSRELHDALRRRCLYHWLEFPEAARVVSILRRTSPSAGVPLIESAARFVGHVRALEVDKPPGVAEAINWVAALSALGATELVREVVVPTLGALVKTPDDRDLVVGSLETYAFG; from the coding sequence GTGAGCGCGGACGGGGCCGCCCGGCTGACCGCGGGAGACCTGCGACGTCGCTTCGACGAGGAGGGCTACCTCGCCGACGAGGGGATGGCTACGGCGCTGTTCCTGACCCTCGAGCTCGGCCTGCCGCTGCTGCTCGAGGGCGAGCCGGGCGTGGGCAAGACCGCGGCGGCCCAGACCCTGGCCCGGGTGCTGGGTGCCCCGCTGGTGCGGCTGCAGTGCTACGAAGGCCTGACCGCGAGCGAGGCGCTCTACGACTGGAACCACCAGCGCCAGCTCCTGGCGATCCGGCTCGCCGAGTCGCAGCACGAGCGGCTGACCGAGGCCGAGCTGTTCAGTGAGGAGTTCCTGGTCGAGCGGCCGATCCTGCGGTGCGTGCGGCACACCGGCCCGCAGCCGCCGGTGCTGCTGATCGACGAGGTGGACCGCGCCGACGACGAGTTCGAGGCGCTGCTGCTGGAGGCGCTCGGCGAGGGCTCGGTGACGGTCCCGGAGCTGGGCACGTTCACCGCGGTGAAGCCGCCGATCGTGGTGCTGACCTCCAACCGCAGCCGCGAGCTCCACGACGCGCTGCGGCGGCGCTGCCTCTACCACTGGCTGGAGTTCCCGGAGGCGGCGCGGGTGGTCAGCATCCTGCGCCGCACCTCGCCGTCGGCCGGCGTGCCGCTGATCGAGTCCGCCGCGCGCTTCGTCGGCCACGTCCGGGCGCTCGAGGTGGACAAGCCGCCGGGGGTGGCCGAGGCGATCAACTGGGTCGCGGCGCTCTCGGCCCTGGGCGCCACCGAGCTGGTCCGGGAGGTCGTCGTACCCACCCTCGGGGCGCTGGTGAAGACTCCGGACGACCGCGACCTGGTCGTCGGCTCGCTCGAGACCTACGCGTTCGGCTGA
- a CDS encoding nucleotidyltransferase family protein yields MSDGLHDGVAALVLAAGASRRLGTPKQLLDYRGGTLLDATLATVRAAGFEQVVVALGGAADQVRDRLDLGDLDVVVNPDFADGCATSIRSGLDHVHPAMHGLVLLLGDQPGVTVDAIVALVAGSRCHEVGVCSYDDGLGHPLWFDRSMWETLRGLHGDKAVWKLVDAGEAGADVVRVQVPGAVPRDVDTWEDYQALLREAE; encoded by the coding sequence GTGAGCGACGGCCTGCACGACGGTGTGGCCGCCCTGGTGCTGGCCGCCGGCGCCTCGCGGCGTCTCGGCACACCCAAGCAGCTGCTGGACTACCGAGGGGGGACCCTGCTCGACGCCACCCTGGCCACGGTCCGGGCCGCCGGCTTCGAGCAGGTCGTGGTCGCGCTGGGCGGCGCGGCCGACCAGGTGCGCGACCGGCTCGACCTGGGCGACCTCGACGTCGTGGTCAACCCGGACTTCGCCGACGGCTGTGCCACGTCGATCCGGTCCGGACTCGACCACGTGCACCCTGCGATGCACGGACTCGTGCTGTTGCTCGGCGACCAGCCGGGGGTCACCGTCGACGCGATCGTCGCCCTGGTCGCGGGGAGCCGGTGCCACGAGGTCGGCGTCTGCTCCTACGACGACGGTCTCGGTCACCCGCTGTGGTTCGATCGGAGCATGTGGGAGACGCTGCGCGGGCTGCACGGCGACAAGGCTGTCTGGAAGCTCGTGGACGCCGGTGAAGCCGGCGCGGACGTGGTCCGGGTGCAGGTGCCCGGCGCCGTACCCCGTGACGTCGACACGTGGGAGGACTACCAGGCACTGCTGAGGGAGGCCGAGTGA
- a CDS encoding vWA domain-containing protein, with translation MAGTTAGGALLGGVDRAALVAALGDRLRRAGVPVTLTSMTTFADALGAAPPATVDELYWLGRLTLVFRHEELPAFEKVFDAAFRDALLPVDPHARRSPRDQPESKDDVLRSMALEARGDDLGSSLPWHTLPRTEPSADDGSDEVRRLPEPLPSAVAALSETPLDELDPDQLALLGRWLEASAHRWPTRRSRRTQVRGGGQRVAMRETIAASRRTGWEPFELKHHHPVRRPLTVTLLVDVSQSMQSWSSAYLHLMRAFARTRRAETFAFSTSLTRLTPALSHHSASVAVARAGEEVVDRYGGTHLAASLSELLASRHGNAVRGGVLVIASDGWDSDPPEALAAAMARAARRARRVVWLNPRAAASGFQPLVGSMAAALPYCDAFLPADRLSALPEVFDAIAGGQPAGSGRGV, from the coding sequence GTGGCGGGCACGACTGCTGGCGGCGCCCTGCTCGGCGGCGTGGACCGGGCCGCCCTGGTCGCTGCCCTGGGCGACCGGCTGCGGCGGGCCGGGGTGCCCGTGACGCTGACCTCGATGACCACCTTCGCCGACGCGCTCGGCGCGGCGCCCCCGGCGACGGTGGACGAGCTCTACTGGCTGGGCCGGCTCACCCTGGTCTTCCGGCACGAGGAGCTGCCGGCGTTCGAGAAGGTCTTCGACGCGGCGTTCCGCGACGCGCTGCTGCCGGTCGACCCGCACGCCCGGCGCAGCCCGCGTGACCAGCCCGAGAGCAAGGACGACGTGCTGCGGTCGATGGCGCTCGAGGCCCGGGGGGACGACCTCGGTTCGTCGCTGCCGTGGCACACGCTGCCCCGGACGGAGCCGTCCGCCGACGACGGGTCCGACGAGGTGCGCCGGCTCCCCGAGCCGTTGCCGAGTGCGGTCGCCGCGCTGTCCGAGACGCCGCTCGACGAGCTCGACCCCGACCAGCTGGCCCTGCTCGGCCGCTGGCTGGAGGCGTCCGCGCACCGCTGGCCGACCCGGCGGAGCCGACGCACCCAGGTCCGCGGCGGAGGGCAGCGGGTCGCGATGCGGGAGACGATCGCCGCCTCACGACGGACCGGCTGGGAGCCCTTCGAGCTCAAGCACCACCATCCGGTACGACGCCCGCTCACCGTGACCCTGCTGGTCGACGTGAGCCAGTCGATGCAGAGCTGGTCGAGCGCCTACCTCCATCTGATGCGGGCCTTCGCCCGCACCCGTCGCGCCGAGACCTTCGCCTTCTCCACGTCGCTGACCCGCCTGACCCCGGCCCTCTCGCACCACTCCGCGTCGGTCGCCGTGGCCCGGGCCGGCGAGGAGGTCGTCGACCGGTACGGCGGGACCCACCTGGCCGCCAGCCTCTCCGAGCTGCTGGCCTCCCGGCACGGGAACGCCGTCCGCGGCGGTGTCCTGGTGATCGCCTCCGACGGCTGGGACAGCGACCCTCCCGAGGCGCTGGCCGCAGCGATGGCCCGCGCCGCCCGCCGCGCGCGGCGGGTCGTCTGGCTCAACCCGCGCGCCGCGGCCAGCGGTTTCCAGCCGCTCGTGGGCTCGATGGCGGCGGCCCTGCCCTACTGCGACGCGTTCCTCCCCGCCGACCGGCTCTCCGCGCTCCCCGAGGTGTTCGACGCGATCGCCGGCGGTCAGCCGGCGGGCAGCGGCCGCGGGGTCTGA
- a CDS encoding PIG-L deacetylase family protein: MADPSLLAVFAHPDDESLAAGGLLARQAAAGGLARVVTATWAADSSRSRELAAALRVLGAGRPRMLGYADARVPESAPGCARLIDTPLDEAVGRLVAHVRELRPDLVVTHDAYGGLTGHPDHVHTHRITMLAVEAAGLELLYPESGPPWRPREVWLATHPRSALPALREIVGAVKAAYTMPDDEVTLRLDVGPWLEQKVAAVLAHASEVARGALPGLVAGLSPAARTALLGTEWYVRSGPRTPLTGEATGGDVGAA, translated from the coding sequence GTGGCAGATCCGAGCCTGCTCGCGGTCTTCGCGCACCCCGACGACGAGTCGCTGGCGGCGGGCGGGCTGCTGGCCCGGCAGGCGGCCGCGGGTGGGCTCGCCCGGGTGGTGACCGCCACCTGGGCCGCCGACTCGTCCCGCTCCCGCGAGCTGGCCGCGGCGCTGCGGGTCCTCGGCGCCGGCCGGCCCCGGATGCTCGGCTACGCAGACGCCCGGGTGCCGGAGTCGGCCCCCGGGTGCGCGCGGCTGATCGACACTCCGCTCGACGAGGCCGTGGGGCGGCTGGTCGCCCACGTCCGTGAGCTGCGGCCCGACCTCGTGGTCACCCACGACGCGTACGGCGGGCTGACCGGCCACCCCGACCACGTCCACACCCACCGGATCACGATGCTCGCCGTCGAGGCCGCCGGGCTGGAGCTGCTCTACCCGGAGTCCGGACCGCCCTGGCGACCGCGAGAGGTCTGGCTGGCCACCCATCCCCGCTCGGCGCTGCCGGCCCTCCGCGAGATCGTCGGCGCGGTCAAGGCGGCGTACACGATGCCCGACGACGAGGTCACCCTGCGCCTCGACGTCGGCCCCTGGCTGGAGCAGAAGGTCGCGGCCGTGCTCGCCCACGCCTCCGAGGTCGCGCGGGGCGCCCTGCCGGGGCTGGTGGCCGGGTTGTCGCCGGCGGCGCGAACCGCCCTGCTCGGCACCGAGTGGTACGTGCGTTCGGGCCCTCGCACCCCGTTGACGGGCGAGGCCACCGGCGGGGACGTCGGCGCGGCCTAG
- the ybaK gene encoding Cys-tRNA(Pro) deacylase: protein MPRRPRPSGATAAIRALEQAGVDFVLHPYEHDPRATSYGVEAAQVLGIPEARVFKTLVADADGRLVVAVVPVSGLLDLKALARALGARRAAMADPGAAERATGYVVGGISPLGQKRPHPTVLDASALGHETVLVSAGRRGLDVELAPAELVTLTSAQVAAIAQA, encoded by the coding sequence ATGCCGCGCCGCCCCCGACCCTCCGGCGCGACCGCCGCGATCCGGGCCCTGGAGCAGGCCGGCGTCGACTTCGTGCTGCACCCCTACGAGCACGACCCGCGGGCCACGTCGTACGGCGTCGAGGCGGCGCAGGTCCTCGGCATCCCCGAGGCGCGGGTCTTCAAGACCCTGGTGGCCGACGCCGACGGACGGCTGGTGGTCGCCGTGGTCCCGGTCTCCGGCCTGCTGGACCTCAAGGCGCTGGCACGGGCGCTGGGTGCCCGCAGGGCGGCGATGGCGGACCCCGGGGCCGCCGAGCGCGCCACGGGCTACGTCGTCGGCGGCATCTCGCCGCTCGGCCAGAAGCGGCCGCACCCCACCGTGCTCGACGCGTCCGCGCTCGGACACGAGACCGTGCTGGTCTCGGCCGGCCGGCGAGGCCTCGACGTCGAGCTCGCGCCCGCCGAGCTGGTCACCCTCACCTCGGCGCAGGTCGCCGCGATCGCCCAGGCCTGA
- a CDS encoding aerobic carbon-monoxide dehydrogenase large subunit: MTTVETGAGFAPAEREDLDKVDNDHTPMGHGRMLRKEDPRFIRGMGKYVDDIQLKGMLHLAILRSPVAHANIVSIDVTAAQAHPKVKAVITGADLAEKGLAWMPTLSNDVQAVLATDKVRFQGQEVAFVVAEDRYSARDALELIEVEYDILKPVVDVRTALAPDAPIIRTDLEGKTDNHCFDWETGNKEETDAVFARADVVVSEDIVYPRVHPAPMETCGCVADYERVGGQLTLWTTSQAPHAHRTVYALVSGLPEHKIRVIAPDIGGGFGNKVPIYPGYVCAIVASLVIGKPVKWMEDRSENLVSTGFARDYIMRGEIAATKEGKILAIRTHVIADHGAFNGTAAPIKYPAGFFGVFTGSYDLEAAYCSMTAVYTNKAPGGVAYACSFRITEAVYLVERIVDCLAHDLEMDPVELRRKNFIQPDQFPYTTKTGWVYDSGEYERALDVALDIAGYDELRREQAEKRANGELMGIGVAFFTEAVGAGPRKDMDILGLGMADGAELRVHPTGKAAVRLSCMSQGQGHETTFAQIIAEEIGIPPADIQVINGDTDQTPFGLGTYGSRSTPVSGAAAALVARKVRDKAQIIASGMLEVSVTDLEWQKGSFAVKGDPTRSVTIQDIAMRAHGAGDLPEGIEGGLEAQICYNPENLTYPFGAYICVVDIDPGTAVVKVRRFVAVDDCGTRINPMIIEGQVHGGLTDGVGMALMEMISFDEDGNCTAGSLMDYLIPTALEVPHWETGHTVTPSPHHPIGAKGVGESATVGSPPAVVNAVIDALKPFGVRHADMPLTPSRVWDAMQGNATPPI; the protein is encoded by the coding sequence ATGACGACCGTGGAGACGGGCGCCGGTTTCGCGCCCGCGGAGCGCGAGGACCTGGACAAGGTCGACAACGACCACACGCCGATGGGCCACGGCCGGATGCTGCGCAAGGAGGACCCCCGTTTCATCCGCGGCATGGGCAAGTACGTCGACGACATCCAGCTCAAGGGGATGCTCCACCTCGCGATCCTGAGGTCGCCGGTGGCGCACGCGAACATCGTCAGCATCGACGTGACAGCTGCCCAGGCCCATCCCAAGGTCAAGGCCGTGATCACCGGTGCCGACCTGGCCGAGAAGGGCCTGGCCTGGATGCCGACCCTGTCCAACGACGTCCAGGCGGTGCTGGCCACCGACAAGGTGCGCTTCCAGGGCCAGGAGGTCGCGTTCGTCGTCGCCGAGGACCGCTACTCCGCCCGCGACGCGCTGGAGCTGATCGAGGTCGAGTACGACATCCTCAAGCCGGTCGTCGACGTGCGTACGGCGCTCGCGCCCGACGCGCCGATCATCCGCACCGACCTCGAGGGCAAGACCGACAACCACTGCTTCGACTGGGAGACCGGCAACAAGGAGGAGACCGACGCGGTCTTCGCCCGGGCCGATGTCGTCGTCTCCGAGGACATCGTCTACCCGCGCGTCCACCCGGCGCCGATGGAGACCTGTGGCTGCGTGGCCGACTACGAGCGGGTCGGCGGCCAGCTGACGCTCTGGACGACCAGCCAGGCGCCGCACGCCCACCGCACCGTCTACGCCCTGGTGTCCGGGCTGCCCGAGCACAAGATCCGGGTGATCGCGCCCGACATCGGCGGCGGGTTCGGCAACAAGGTGCCGATCTACCCCGGCTACGTCTGCGCGATCGTCGCGTCGCTGGTGATCGGCAAGCCCGTGAAGTGGATGGAGGACCGCTCGGAGAACCTCGTGTCCACCGGCTTCGCCCGCGACTACATCATGCGCGGCGAGATCGCGGCCACCAAGGAGGGCAAGATCCTCGCGATCCGCACCCACGTGATCGCCGACCACGGCGCCTTCAACGGCACCGCGGCTCCGATCAAGTACCCCGCCGGCTTCTTCGGGGTGTTCACCGGCAGCTACGACCTCGAGGCGGCGTACTGCTCGATGACGGCGGTCTACACCAACAAGGCCCCGGGCGGCGTCGCCTACGCGTGCTCGTTCCGGATCACCGAGGCGGTCTACCTCGTCGAGCGGATCGTGGACTGCCTGGCCCACGACCTGGAGATGGACCCGGTCGAGCTGCGCCGGAAGAACTTCATCCAGCCCGACCAGTTCCCCTACACGACCAAGACCGGCTGGGTCTACGACTCCGGTGAGTACGAACGGGCGCTCGACGTGGCCCTCGACATCGCGGGGTACGACGAGCTGCGGCGCGAGCAGGCGGAGAAGCGCGCCAACGGCGAGCTGATGGGCATCGGCGTCGCGTTCTTCACCGAGGCCGTCGGCGCCGGGCCCCGCAAGGACATGGACATCCTCGGCCTCGGCATGGCCGACGGCGCGGAGCTCCGGGTGCACCCGACCGGCAAGGCCGCGGTCCGGCTGTCCTGCATGAGCCAGGGCCAGGGGCACGAGACGACGTTCGCCCAGATCATCGCCGAGGAGATCGGCATCCCGCCCGCCGACATCCAGGTGATCAACGGCGACACCGACCAGACGCCCTTCGGCCTGGGCACCTACGGCAGCCGGTCGACGCCGGTGTCGGGTGCCGCGGCCGCGCTGGTGGCCCGGAAGGTCCGCGACAAGGCGCAGATCATCGCCTCGGGGATGCTCGAGGTGTCGGTGACCGACCTCGAGTGGCAGAAGGGCTCGTTCGCCGTGAAGGGCGACCCGACCCGGTCGGTGACGATCCAGGACATCGCGATGCGGGCGCACGGCGCGGGCGACCTCCCCGAGGGCATCGAGGGCGGTCTCGAGGCCCAGATCTGCTACAACCCGGAGAACCTCACCTACCCGTTCGGCGCCTACATCTGCGTGGTCGACATCGACCCGGGCACCGCCGTGGTGAAGGTCCGCCGGTTCGTGGCGGTCGACGACTGCGGCACCCGGATCAACCCGATGATCATCGAGGGCCAGGTCCACGGCGGTCTCACCGACGGCGTGGGCATGGCGCTGATGGAGATGATCTCCTTCGACGAGGACGGCAACTGCACGGCCGGCTCGCTGATGGACTACCTGATCCCGACCGCCCTCGAGGTGCCGCACTGGGAGACCGGGCACACCGTGACCCCCTCACCGCACCACCCGATCGGGGCCAAGGGCGTCGGTGAGTCCGCGACCGTCGGCTCGCCGCCGGCCGTGGTCAACGCCGTGATCGACGCGCTCAAGCCCTTCGGGGTCCGGCACGCCGACATGCCGCTGACGCCGTCACGGGTCTGGGACGCGATGCAGGGCAACGCGACGCCGCCGATCTGA
- a CDS encoding class I SAM-dependent methyltransferase, producing MDAEAWDERYRSTDLIWSAGPNQFVEAELSDLPVGRAVDLAAGEGRNAIWLARQGWQVTAVDFSQVALDKGREIAGDLPVQWVCADATTWRKDASYDVSVLAYLQLPAAERRAAHRNAFAALRPGGTLLVLAHDSTNLAEGVGGPQDPEVLLTADDVLADLDGTSYDVVRAERVAREVAQADGGSRTAYDALVRVVRRA from the coding sequence GTGGACGCCGAGGCCTGGGACGAGCGCTACCGCAGCACCGACCTGATCTGGTCGGCCGGGCCCAACCAGTTCGTCGAGGCCGAGCTGTCGGACCTTCCGGTGGGCCGCGCGGTGGACCTCGCCGCCGGCGAGGGCCGCAACGCGATCTGGCTGGCCCGGCAGGGCTGGCAGGTGACCGCGGTCGACTTCTCCCAGGTGGCGCTCGACAAGGGTCGCGAGATCGCCGGCGACCTGCCGGTGCAGTGGGTGTGCGCCGACGCGACCACCTGGCGCAAGGACGCGTCGTACGACGTGAGCGTGCTGGCCTACCTCCAGCTCCCCGCCGCCGAGCGACGAGCCGCCCATCGCAACGCGTTCGCTGCGCTCCGGCCCGGCGGGACGCTGCTGGTGCTGGCGCACGACTCCACCAACCTCGCCGAGGGCGTCGGCGGACCCCAGGATCCCGAGGTCCTGCTGACGGCCGACGACGTGCTCGCCGACCTCGACGGCACGTCGTACGACGTGGTGCGGGCGGAGCGCGTGGCCCGCGAGGTGGCGCAGGCCGACGGCGGCTCTCGGACGGCGTACGACGCGCTGGTCCGGGTGGTCCGTCGTGCCTAG
- a CDS encoding XdhC family protein: protein MTSSIAQTIAGRADELTRSGVPFVQATVVRAQGANSARPGDRAIILADGSMEGFVGGQCAAGSVRTAALGALSSGESLLLRVLPDDSAAFPDSPGATVVVNPCLSGGALEIYLEPLLPSPRLHLVGSSPTAEAVASLAPALGFVVERAPADAAPVGATVVLVSSHGGDEPGAVRRALDADVGFVGVVCSRTRGQALLDELALSPDQAARVHVHVGLDIGARTAPEVALSILAEVVREIRVGGLAGPALDAVIAAAPTTAIDPVCGMTVTVGPDTAHAVVDGLDHWFCMPGCRDTFLADHAS, encoded by the coding sequence ATGACGAGCAGCATCGCCCAGACGATCGCCGGGCGGGCCGACGAGCTGACCCGCTCGGGGGTGCCGTTCGTCCAGGCCACGGTGGTCCGGGCGCAGGGGGCGAACTCGGCGCGGCCCGGCGACCGGGCGATCATCCTGGCCGACGGCTCGATGGAGGGCTTCGTCGGTGGCCAGTGCGCCGCGGGCTCGGTGCGGACCGCTGCCCTCGGCGCGCTCAGCTCGGGGGAGAGCCTGCTGCTGCGGGTGCTGCCGGACGACAGTGCGGCCTTCCCCGACTCACCCGGGGCCACGGTCGTCGTCAACCCCTGCCTGTCCGGAGGAGCCTTGGAGATCTACCTCGAGCCGCTGCTGCCGTCCCCCCGACTGCACCTGGTCGGCTCGTCGCCGACCGCCGAGGCGGTGGCGTCACTGGCGCCTGCGCTCGGTTTCGTGGTGGAGCGGGCGCCCGCGGACGCGGCTCCGGTGGGGGCCACCGTGGTCCTGGTCTCGAGCCACGGCGGCGACGAGCCGGGCGCCGTACGCCGGGCCCTCGACGCCGACGTCGGGTTCGTCGGCGTCGTCTGCAGCCGGACCCGCGGGCAGGCGCTGCTCGACGAGCTCGCCCTCTCGCCCGACCAGGCGGCTCGGGTGCACGTCCACGTCGGGCTGGACATCGGAGCGCGCACGGCTCCCGAGGTCGCGCTGTCGATCCTGGCCGAGGTGGTCCGCGAGATCCGGGTCGGAGGACTGGCCGGCCCGGCGCTCGACGCGGTCATAGCCGCTGCGCCGACGACGGCGATCGACCCGGTCTGCGGGATGACCGTGACCGTCGGGCCGGACACCGCGCACGCGGTGGTCGACGGCCTGGACCACTGGTTCTGCATGCCGGGCTGCCGCGACACCTTCCTGGCGGACCACGCGTCGTGA